The Pan paniscus chromosome 1, NHGRI_mPanPan1-v2.0_pri, whole genome shotgun sequence genome has a segment encoding these proteins:
- the NAXE gene encoding NAD(P)H-hydrate epimerase isoform X1: MRRGRAGPGRGRAFCELDVQAAGAAGPRAAGCGLAPAADQKPDRRLSLGTHLVGTAAAELGWPLGLRGHGEHGGEVPEEEAQAVDQELFNEYQFSVDQLMELAGLSCATAIAKAYPPTSMSRSPPTVLVICGPGNNGGDGLVCARHLKLFGYEPTIYYPKRPNKPLFTALVTQCQKMDIPFLGEMPAEPMTIDELYELVVDAIFGFSFKGDVREPFHSILSVLKGLTVPIASIDIPSGWDVEKGNAGGIQPDLLISLTAPKKSATQFTGRYHYLGGRFVPPALEKKYQLNLPPYPDTECVYRLQ, from the exons ATGCGCCGGGgtcgggccgggccgggccgggggcgCGCGTTCTGCGAGCTGGATGTCCAGGCTGCGGGCGCTGCTGGGCCTCGGGCTGCTGGTTGCGGGCTCGCGCCTGCCGCGGATCAAAAGCCAGACCGTCGCCTGTCGCTCGGGACCCACCTGGTGGGGACCGCAGCGGCTGAACTCGGGTGGCCGCTGGGACTCAGAGGTCATGGCGAGCACGGTGGTGAAGTACCTGAG GAGGAGGCCCAGGCCGTGGACCAGGAGCTATTTAACGAATACCAGTTCAGCGTGGACCAACTTATGGAACTGGCCGGGCTGAGCTGTGCTACAGCCATCGCCAAG GCATATCCCCCCACGTCCATGTCCAGGAGCCCCCCTACTGTCCTGGTCATCTGTGGCCCGGGGAATAATGGAGGAGATGGTCTGGTCTGTGCTCGACACCTCAAACTCTTT GGCTACGAGCCAACCATCTATTACCCCAAAAGGCCTAACAAGCCCCTCTTCACTGCATTGGTGACCCAGTGTCAGAAAATGGACATCCCTTTCCTTGGGGAAATGCCCGCAGAG CCCATGACGATTGATGAACTGTATGAGCTGGTGGTGGATGCCATCTTTGGCTTCAGCTTCAAGGGCGATGTTCGGGAACCGTTCCACAGCATCCTGAGTGTCCTGAAGGGACTCACTGTGCCCATTGCCAGCATCGACATTCCCTCAG GATGGGACGTGGAGAAGGGAAATGCTGGAGGGATCCAGCCAGACTTGCTCATCTCCCTCACAGCCCCCAAAAAATCTGCAACCCAGTTTACCGGTCGCTACCATTACCTGGGGGGTCGTTTTGTGCCACCTGCTCTGGAAAAGAAGTACCAGCTGAACCTGCCACCCTACCCTGACACCGAGTGTGTCTATCGTCTGCAGtga
- the NAXE gene encoding NAD(P)H-hydrate epimerase isoform X2 codes for MSRLRALLGLGLLVAGSRLPRIKSQTVACRSGPTWWGPQRLNSGGRWDSEVMASTVVKYLSQEEAQAVDQELFNEYQFSVDQLMELAGLSCATAIAKAYPPTSMSRSPPTVLVICGPGNNGGDGLVCARHLKLFGYEPTIYYPKRPNKPLFTALVTQCQKMDIPFLGEMPAEPMTIDELYELVVDAIFGFSFKGDVREPFHSILSVLKGLTVPIASIDIPSGWDVEKGNAGGIQPDLLISLTAPKKSATQFTGRYHYLGGRFVPPALEKKYQLNLPPYPDTECVYRLQ; via the exons ATGTCCAGGCTGCGGGCGCTGCTGGGCCTCGGGCTGCTGGTTGCGGGCTCGCGCCTGCCGCGGATCAAAAGCCAGACCGTCGCCTGTCGCTCGGGACCCACCTGGTGGGGACCGCAGCGGCTGAACTCGGGTGGCCGCTGGGACTCAGAGGTCATGGCGAGCACGGTGGTGAAGTACCTGAG CCAGGAGGAGGCCCAGGCCGTGGACCAGGAGCTATTTAACGAATACCAGTTCAGCGTGGACCAACTTATGGAACTGGCCGGGCTGAGCTGTGCTACAGCCATCGCCAAG GCATATCCCCCCACGTCCATGTCCAGGAGCCCCCCTACTGTCCTGGTCATCTGTGGCCCGGGGAATAATGGAGGAGATGGTCTGGTCTGTGCTCGACACCTCAAACTCTTT GGCTACGAGCCAACCATCTATTACCCCAAAAGGCCTAACAAGCCCCTCTTCACTGCATTGGTGACCCAGTGTCAGAAAATGGACATCCCTTTCCTTGGGGAAATGCCCGCAGAG CCCATGACGATTGATGAACTGTATGAGCTGGTGGTGGATGCCATCTTTGGCTTCAGCTTCAAGGGCGATGTTCGGGAACCGTTCCACAGCATCCTGAGTGTCCTGAAGGGACTCACTGTGCCCATTGCCAGCATCGACATTCCCTCAG GATGGGACGTGGAGAAGGGAAATGCTGGAGGGATCCAGCCAGACTTGCTCATCTCCCTCACAGCCCCCAAAAAATCTGCAACCCAGTTTACCGGTCGCTACCATTACCTGGGGGGTCGTTTTGTGCCACCTGCTCTGGAAAAGAAGTACCAGCTGAACCTGCCACCCTACCCTGACACCGAGTGTGTCTATCGTCTGCAGtga
- the NAXE gene encoding NAD(P)H-hydrate epimerase isoform X3 encodes MSRLRALLGLGLLVAGSRLPRIKSQTVACRSGPTWWGPQRLNSGGRWDSEVMASTVVKYLSQEEAQAVDQELFNEYQFSVDQLMELAGLSCATAIAKGYEPTIYYPKRPNKPLFTALVTQCQKMDIPFLGEMPAEPMTIDELYELVVDAIFGFSFKGDVREPFHSILSVLKGLTVPIASIDIPSGWDVEKGNAGGIQPDLLISLTAPKKSATQFTGRYHYLGGRFVPPALEKKYQLNLPPYPDTECVYRLQ; translated from the exons ATGTCCAGGCTGCGGGCGCTGCTGGGCCTCGGGCTGCTGGTTGCGGGCTCGCGCCTGCCGCGGATCAAAAGCCAGACCGTCGCCTGTCGCTCGGGACCCACCTGGTGGGGACCGCAGCGGCTGAACTCGGGTGGCCGCTGGGACTCAGAGGTCATGGCGAGCACGGTGGTGAAGTACCTGAG CCAGGAGGAGGCCCAGGCCGTGGACCAGGAGCTATTTAACGAATACCAGTTCAGCGTGGACCAACTTATGGAACTGGCCGGGCTGAGCTGTGCTACAGCCATCGCCAAG GGCTACGAGCCAACCATCTATTACCCCAAAAGGCCTAACAAGCCCCTCTTCACTGCATTGGTGACCCAGTGTCAGAAAATGGACATCCCTTTCCTTGGGGAAATGCCCGCAGAG CCCATGACGATTGATGAACTGTATGAGCTGGTGGTGGATGCCATCTTTGGCTTCAGCTTCAAGGGCGATGTTCGGGAACCGTTCCACAGCATCCTGAGTGTCCTGAAGGGACTCACTGTGCCCATTGCCAGCATCGACATTCCCTCAG GATGGGACGTGGAGAAGGGAAATGCTGGAGGGATCCAGCCAGACTTGCTCATCTCCCTCACAGCCCCCAAAAAATCTGCAACCCAGTTTACCGGTCGCTACCATTACCTGGGGGGTCGTTTTGTGCCACCTGCTCTGGAAAAGAAGTACCAGCTGAACCTGCCACCCTACCCTGACACCGAGTGTGTCTATCGTCTGCAGtga